The Lolium perenne isolate Kyuss_39 chromosome 6, Kyuss_2.0, whole genome shotgun sequence genome segment ggtttgtaagtgaaaggttatggttgatgatccgcgtactgtgttacgatgattcggggtaatcccgacggatgaaatcaaatgttgtggcacaagtgtgcaacctctgcagagtgtaaatctattcgaatagccgcgtccacggttacggacggttggaaaggccatacagtttccgatatcaaaatcttgaaaatgatggtgaaatgaattgtgaagtggtgaattgaattgaaatcaccacttgattgtgggaatgacactaatgttcccacttgagttagttagcacatgaataagtcttttctcaaatacttgtgaactaaaattggcattatgcaaataaactagagcttagcacccccttaccagaactgttagtacttacattagtattagtttgcgagtactttaaagtactcacggctgtgtccctggctattcaaatggccagactatgaagaggagcagaactatcaagaggacggcaaccaagatgtctacgacaactagggaatcttctgacgtcagacgttggcctgtggactagagagtcccttctacctacgcttccgctatgaaactatgaactttgtgtccgttgatcaatagatcaactatgtgtgtaatatggatcatgtgatctgaatttgtaagacgactatggtatgtaatgaatgatgacttatgatattcaactgttatgtctcgcaataacaatattcctgggattgcgatgtatgacataacaggcatctggacttaaaaatccgggtgttgacacttgtggagtataagagagatgtgttgcatcatctctatgttaggacatgatgcccatatgaatgcttatctTATACATGTTAGAGTTATTttcttcatatctcattgataaaTTGTTATTGTACACTagaacttaaaagagagaatagtcaagtgaacctatAAACCCTGGTTCAAtaaattttaatcataagaaacacctttccatcacttttatcttactttttatttgtaccactattttaatccgaaaatagaAAAATACTTTTCTTTCTTATTTGCACTCAAAAAccccaaaacaaacaaatcttTACCACTTTTATTTAGTTTATTTCAGttgtttagtttactttacttCAGTTACTACTTTATTTATTttttacttacacgaaaccttgtaCTTGACAACCATACAGTGGTGTTGGGGACACacggctttattttattttgtaggattgctagaagaagagaggggGATATAAATCTTTACTCCATTCCCTGAGAGTTTGATATAAATCCTCGAGTCACCCTTATGAGAAATACTCTGCTGACACAACACTCTACACTTGGAGTTCCAACGTCATCagcatggtggacacaattgaaaTAACTATAATTTAAAGGTTTTTGATGCACAAGTCATtgcttgcttagtttatttttgggcTAGCAAGAGGGAGAAAGTTGACCATCTACAAGCATGCAAAAGGTGTCCATGTAAAAAAGTAATCATTTACTAAAAAAGTAACTTAAATGTAATCATCTATCCATGTGAATAAAAGGTACTAAATAAGGCACTTCAAAATTATTAATCATTAAAGCATATGAAACAAACAATAAACTTGTAATGCAAATTTTTTTTTCCATTTTCCCTTTCTTTAATAGAATCCAATTTTATCTTTCTTTTGATTCCTACAACAACTTTATTTATAATGGTTTTGGCAATATTAATAAAATAGAAACTTAACATAAAAGTAAGATACAAACGCTTCAAGTTTATGCGAATCCCTTATGTTGCTAAAAAAATAAAGTTTATAGGTGTGGAAACCGTGAGTGTAATAGGTTCAGTGGGGTATGTTGGTGATGGAGATCCGGTATGGTTATGGCTGCCTTAGTCGTCTGTGCCCTAGAGAAAGGCGGACGCTACGCGTCGGTCGCCGGATGGGACGGCCAAAAATCGGTCGTTCTCCGCGCCGTACGATCAAGATCCGACGTCCGAAATTTACCGCGGTGCGAGATTTGCATTTTGCCCCCTGTTTTTCTGAAACTTAACCCGCGGTCCTTATACTAAGTATTACAACAAAATATCTCACTTCGCTTACAAAAAATATgtactattacaacaaaaaaattacaaaaaatataaacaaaataGTATTATAAAAAAATGGTTAAACAACAATTATTTTGCTATAGGTTGGTTTACAACAAAAATTGACAACAATtacaataaaaaatcaaaagctaTAACAACAAAAAACATGTGTTCGTGGCTGTGAAAATTTGATTGAAAATAACACATTTTATATATAtcaaattacaacaaaaatcaccaaCTATTTTTACCAAAAATTATTAGCGATTACAACAAAATAATTTATAGCAAACGTCCAGGTGAACATTACAACATCTCTGACATGCTTTCTCTATAACTTTTATATGCATTTGTTACAAAACTAACGAACATATACAACATCTCTACGAAAAAAATGTCCATGACTAAAACAATTACACCAAAAATCACAAATAATTACAATAAAAAAGTCATCCGTTTACAACGTATCAAGAAACACACATTTTCGTAACATATCACTTAGAAAAATCTTACAAAATATGTCGTGTGAGTTTACAACAATTTTTTTATCTAATTGTTACAAATCTGGAAACAATACTGTACATTTCTTAAAAAAAAGCAACACTCCAGTTTGGGCCGAAAACCAGGCCCATAAAGGGCCGCGCGGAGCGAGGGACGACGATCGAGCGATCGGTCGCCGGATCTGAAGCGTTTTCCCTAGAGAAAACCCTTGTCTTTCCACGGCTACTCACTAAAAGATCTTTTTAGGGGAAGCATAGCACTTTATTGATTCAATACATTGTTTACAAATATAGAAAGACCATCAGGGTATTGTAGAATGTATGAATTGTGCCACAAAATCTCAGCCCGTAATATACATAACTCTCCCTCTCAAAAGCCCAGTTTTGTTTGGGCCGCATCGCCGCACTTCCCAAACCCAGCGCGGCCCTCCTTCGTCCAGCACTTGCTCCGGTTCTCGCACGCCGTCATGGAGCTCTCGCCGGAGCATTCGCCGCCGACGACCACTACCACCGCCGGCTTCTCAGCTGGAGGAGGATCCGAGCCAAGCCCTCCCACCAACTTCTCCTCTCTCTTCCCCCTCTTCCCGCTCGCCGCCCCCGCCGAGGTTTCCCAGTTTCTCCCGAACCCTAGCTTCTCTTTCGACGCCTCCTCCCTCAACATCCCACCCGCTGCCTCCTCGTCCCTCCCGCCGCCGCTGAGCGCTTCTtcggacgaggaggaggcggcgccgaAGCCCGCGCCCGCgaagtacgacctggtgccctccTCGTCGTCCGACGACGAGAGGGGGTCGAGGCGGAAggacaggaagaggaggaagcggagAAGGGACCAGGAGCGCTATGACGGGGCGGCTGCTTCGCGGAAGCCGGGCGTTCGCGCCTGGGCTGGGTCGGAGACGAAGCTGGTCAAGGATTACTACTTCGACGCCAAGGGCGACCAGGATAACTTGGCGTTTGGATCCATCTACAGGTCAGGTGTTTGCTTAGCTAATGCTGTATGTAGATATGATGTATGCAATGGAGTGTTGCATATCGAGGCTGTTGTGTTGAAATCATGGTTACCCTTCTGAAATATGCTGAATAGACTGTTTAGGCGTTAGCTGATGAAGTTATTCATTGGTGTGTAGCTGCATTTCATTTATTCCATTGATGTGGTGTTTTTTCTAGTAGGTAATGGTAAAAGTTCATGTTCAATTTTTTCAATTCGATGCTTGTGGTACATCACATGCTGGGGGGCTGTGTAAGAGTGTGTAGGGTTACTTATGTTTAGCACCTTATTGAAGTTATTAGTGTCTAGATGCAAAAAAACTACATGCTTAAACCTGTGTATGTGTGGTTTCCCAGAGCACTAAAAATTGAGGGCTAGAGTGTAGGTACTCGTAGTTTCACATGCTTAATCCCATGACAGGTTAGACGCTTGGTTGGATTAATTTATTTTTACAATATTAGATCATTCCGTTTAACATGAAAATCTTATATTATCGTATACCTACAGTGGAACTCTATTTTTTTTTGACATTTGGGACCTGCTACATCTGGAAGTTACAAAATCAGGCTATTTTAAAACGTGTGTATATAAACCTATGCAGTTACTGTAATCATCTTTGTTTATTAAGTCTAATGTCATTTGTAGCTTACTATTCTGTGGTGTCTTGTGATTTCCAGTTCAGTATCTTATTTGTAGAAATGTGAGCAAACAACATAGACTTTGTTACCAGCATCTGTAGTTTTGTACACTAAAGAATTGAACCTGTAGCTGCTATCTGCAAATGATACACCAGACCCTTTATTAGTTAGTATTTGTTTTCTGTTATTTTAGGAACTTCTCTTTCAAGTCTTGTCTGGTTACGACCAAAGTCGGGAGCTGCTGCATCAAAATTAACATAGAAAATAACCCTTATCAGGGTGTAAACTGTGGACTTTGGTTCTCTTATTCAATTCAAGGGTGATAGGAGAAGAGTGTATAACATCAGTGCTAAGCTTGTTATGGAGAGCAATTCAACTGATATGGTAATTGTAAGAATGTAAACAATATATATAGAATTAGGATATCGTCAAGCTTGAAAAGTTTTATGTAGTCCCTTTGGTCAGAAGGTCAATGCTTAATAAGATGTTGCATTTTTCCAGTTTCTAGTTTTTGTTTGGCAGAAATTTCATTTTTGATAGTCGGGCTTACTCACTTAGCTGGGTTTTGTTCTATTTAAGTCTAACACCACATGGTATTATGCAGAATGGATATTGCACGCTACAAGCCTCAAAGCACACTGGATGCACGTGGTCTGAACCGACGTTTCTATAATCATGGACATGCTTCATCACATATGGATCTAGATTCAGATTTGGATGGACTGGATAGCAAAGTAAAAGTTGGAGGTCGTTACTTCTCAGCAAAACATGCTGTTTTAGAAAGAAACAAGGGTTTCAAACACCTGAAAGTGTTGAAAAGAGATAATGCAATTCTCCCTGAAGATTTTATCCCTGTAGAGGCATCATCCGTTCCTGCAGAAAGCACAACCGCGCAACATGAACTTGAGGAATCTTGGGAAGATGAAATACTTCGGAGGACAAAAGAGTTCAATAAGATGACACGAGAATCTCCCCATGATGAAAAAATTTGGTTGGCCTTTGCTCAGTTTCAGGTATCACAGTTTTATAAGAATATATTTTCACCAGGCTATGCATATTGTATACTGCATAGTTGATAGTTTCTACAGCATATGGTTAAGTTACAAATGGAACTTTAAGCTATCAAAATTTTGACTCGAGCTTTAATATACCCAATCTTTCTCTCTTCCGCCTTAATTGTTAAGAATTCTACTGAAGAGATTTCCTCTGCTTCTGAATTGCAGGACAAAGTCGCCAGTAGTCAGCCACAAAAAGCTGCACGTTTGCAAACAACTGAAAGAAAGATTAGTATATTGGAGAAGGCTTTGGAGCTCAATCCAGATAACGAGGAATTGTTGCTTTGCCTTTTGAAGTCATTTGGTGAGAGAGATAGCACTGAGAGTCTCTTTGGTAAATGGGAGAAAATACTTATGGAACACCCTGACAGTTGTAAGTTGTGGAAACAATATCTAATTCTTTGCCAAGGGGAGTTCTCCAGATTCAAAGTATCTGATACGCGGAAGTCTTACACATATGCAGTAGAGGCGATATCTGCAGCTTGCACCAAGCTATGTAGGCAGGTTTAGTGTTTCGTTGTACATATTTCAGATTATCTGTTTCACACCCcccttctctccctctctttgCATGAATGTGCTGTAGTTGTTAAAATATTTTGTTCTGAATTTTTCCACAGGACAGTCAAAATGCTGATCTGAAGGCACAACCTTCATTAGTTCAGCTTGAACTTGGTTTAGTGGATATATTTGTGAATCTATGCCGGTTCGAATGGCAGACAGGACATCGAGAATTAGCAACCGGGCTATTTCAAGCTCAACTTGAGTTTAGCTTATTCTCTCCTCCCCTCTCCCTGTCCACAAGCAGTAAGCAAAGGCTCTTTGAGCACTTCTGGAATAGTGGTGGTGCCAGAATTGGAGAGGATGGGGCTCTTGGATGGTCTATGTGGTTAGCAAAGGATGAGGAGAGTCGACAAAACATGGTTATGCAAGACAATCCCCAAGAGTCTGAAGGTGGAGGCTGGAGTGGTTGGTTTGATCTCTCTAGAGCAAATGCCGAAACGGATGATGTTTCTAACAAAGCAATAGAACTATCAGCCGCTGATGGAATTGATCCAGAAGACCCTGATGTTGAGGACGCATCTgcgcaagatgatgttgaatctttGCTAAAAAAGCTCGGCATTGATGTAGATGCCGAGTTCAGTAGTGAAGTTAAAGATGCAAAAACATGGAATAGATGGTCTGCAATGGAGCTGTCGAGGGACAATGAACAATGGATGCCTGTTCATGAAAAGTCTGGTACTTCCTATTTACCCTTGTGTTGGTAGATTGATAAGTGACTTTGTAGAGTTGTTTATTTAACTCAATGCTAACACTGGATGCTATTTTCAGGAGTAGGATCAAGTCGTTCTGATGATGCTTCACCTGGAGAAGTCAATGAGCAGCTTTCCAGAGTAATCTTGTTTGAGGATGTAACTGAGTTTCTATTCTCTTTATCTTCAGAAGAGGCTCGTTTTTCTTTGATCTGCCAATTCATTGATTTCTACGGTGGTAAAATTTCAAGATGGTAAATCCTCTTAGTTCTACCTGATAAGCTGTGGTCATCCTCTTTATGTGAACATAACTAAATAAATATTATATATTTATTGCTTTATAAATTGTTCCTTTTTTTGTTGCTCATTGTGCACCTCCTTAAAACTACATTTGTTCTTGAACAGAAAAATTGGATAGCACTGCAAGACTAAAAAACAATGTTATTCAATCTCTTACCATATAATGGAAAGTATACGATGTATGGCTATATCTGCAGCTACCCTGATGAGTTTTCTCATTATTTTGGTCATGTAGTGTTAGTCTATTAGTTTCTATTCACTGTCAGTATCTAGAATGGATTCCCAGTCGACAGCTGTGCGATTTGAAGTTTACCCTAGTTATAAGGAGCTTATGCCAACTTATTCAGTCCTAAAAACCTATATCAGCAGTTGTGCACTGGATTGCATTATGGATGGTTTGTTTGTGTTTCCAATTTTGATTTCTATCTTTTGTATCATTATGTTCTGCTGTTAATGACTGTATAAGTTCCAGGACTTATCTTTCAGTGGTAACCAATATTCTTAATTTCCAGGACGTCCAGCAACAGTTCCAGTTGGCTTGATAGAATTATGAGCCTTGAGATGATATCAAATGATATTTTGGAAGATATTAGCACTGTATCTGAACTTGTTAACAAGACTCAAAATTCAAGTCATTATAGATTGGAGTTTTTATTAGGGAGTatgcacgatctttctcaaagacCTGGCCTGGTGAAATTTCTGCAAAATGCAATATTGCTTTCCCTTGATGTTTTCCCTCGTAATCATATTTTGGAGGAAGCTGTCCTTGTTACCACCGAAATGTATACCACACAAAAGGACACTTTGTCTGCACCTGCTAAACCATCACGGGCTTTGGCCAAAAGCTTGCTGAAGAAGGACAGACAGGTATGCTTTATCCTCTCTCTTGCGTGTGCATCAGTTTGCTGCAGAGCATAAAGGTTATAGCAACTTGATAATTGTGCAGTAAACCACATGAAGAAGTTTCCTCATGTAGTTTTGGGCACCTAGTACGCATGATACAGTTTTGCAAAGTGATATATAACTGACGTAATCTGCATCGGTTAGTAGACTAAGGACACCATGCAGTTATGAAACCAAAATCAAGCAAAGGAATTCCGAAACTGTAGCAGAATTCCTCAGTTCAATAGTAGTTATTCATGTTTTCCAGTAACCAGTTTGATATTCGTTATCTTGTATTAAGTGTTCTTATTTTGATAATCCCCCATGTCCATGTTCCCCTGCTTAAATAtaatgtactccctccatccacaaaaggatgtctcaactttgtctagatttcTATGTATCTACACCCTAAAATACGTCTTGAAACAtgcaaatttagacaaagttgagacatcctttttaggatggagggagtactaaattTTATTTAGCAAAACTTACATGTAGCAGTAATCAGTCTTAACCATATGTAGCTTGGAACATTGCATATTCTTAGA includes the following:
- the LOC127306012 gene encoding uncharacterized protein isoform X1 — encoded protein: MELSPEHSPPTTTTTAGFSAGGGSEPSPPTNFSSLFPLFPLAAPAEVSQFLPNPSFSFDASSLNIPPAASSSLPPPLSASSDEEEAAPKPAPAKYDLVPSSSSDDERGSRRKDRKRRKRRRDQERYDGAAASRKPGVRAWAGSETKLVKDYYFDAKGDQDNLAFGSIYRMDIARYKPQSTLDARGLNRRFYNHGHASSHMDLDSDLDGLDSKVKVGGRYFSAKHAVLERNKGFKHLKVLKRDNAILPEDFIPVEASSVPAESTTAQHELEESWEDEILRRTKEFNKMTRESPHDEKIWLAFAQFQDKVASSQPQKAARLQTTERKISILEKALELNPDNEELLLCLLKSFGERDSTESLFGKWEKILMEHPDSCKLWKQYLILCQGEFSRFKVSDTRKSYTYAVEAISAACTKLCRQDSQNADLKAQPSLVQLELGLVDIFVNLCRFEWQTGHRELATGLFQAQLEFSLFSPPLSLSTSSKQRLFEHFWNSGGARIGEDGALGWSMWLAKDEESRQNMVMQDNPQESEGGGWSGWFDLSRANAETDDVSNKAIELSAADGIDPEDPDVEDASAQDDVESLLKKLGIDVDAEFSSEVKDAKTWNRWSAMELSRDNEQWMPVHEKSGVGSSRSDDASPGEVNEQLSRVILFEDVTEFLFSLSSEEARFSLICQFIDFYGGKISRWTSSNSSSWLDRIMSLEMISNDILEDISTVSELVNKTQNSSHYRLEFLLGSMHDLSQRPGLVKFLQNAILLSLDVFPRNHILEEAVLVTTEMYTTQKDTLSAPAKPSRALAKSLLKKDRQDLLLCGIYGRIEARHGNIDQARKIFDMALLSTEGGTQDLVRKVPILYFWYAEMEISISASRNDSDSVHRAIYILSCLGSNIKYTSFGGPISRPLVLRARQGFKEQIKSLRPAFACGSLKEESVALICSASLFESMTSGYSSGLEVIEEAFPFSESNHTLEYEELWMYYINLLHKNLTKLRLSRVWPNILKGVQTYPYNPKSYASMLTLGCLYSVPNNLRLTLDKCSQRDPSIISLLFALSFELSKAESYNRIHGLFERALADDKLQKSVVLWRCYLAYEAEIACNASAARRVFFRAIHACPWSKRLWLDGFQKLSSVLTMKELSDLQEVMNGKELFVRTDIYEILLQDEAEDD
- the LOC127306012 gene encoding uncharacterized protein isoform X2; the protein is MELSPEHSPPTTTTTAGFSAGGGSEPSPPTNFSSLFPLFPLAAPAEVSQFLPNPSFSFDASSLNIPPAASSSLPPPLSASSDEEEAAPKPAPAKYDLVPSSSSDDERGSRRKDRKRRKRRRDQERYDGAAASRKPGVRAWAGSETKLVKDYYFDAKGDQDNLAFGSIYRMDIARYKPQSTLDARGLNRRFYNHGHASSHMDLDSDLDGLDSKVKVGGRYFSAKHAVLERNKGFKHLKVLKRDNAILPEDFIPVEASSVPAESTTAQHELEESWEDEILRRTKEFNKMTRESPHDEKIWLAFAQFQDKVASSQPQKAARLQTTERKISILEKALELNPDNEELLLCLLKSFGERDSTESLFGKWEKILMEHPDSCKLWKQYLILCQGEFSRFKVSDTRKSYTYAVEAISAACTKLCRQDSQNADLKAQPSLVQLELGLVDIFVNLCRFEWQTGHRELATGLFQAQLEFSLFSPPLSLSTSSKQRLFEHFWNSGGARIGEDGALGWSMWLAKDEESRQNMVMQDNPQESEGGGWSGWFDLSRANAETDDVSNKAIELSAADGIDPEDPDVEDASAQDDVESLLKKLGIDVDAEFSSEVKDAKTWNRWSAMELSRDNEQWMPVHEKSGVGSSRSDDASPGEVNEQLSRVILFEDVTEFLFSLSSEEARFSLICQFIDFYGGKISRWTSSNSSSWLDRIMSLEMISNDILEDISTVSELVNKTQNSSHYRLEFLLGSMHDLSQRPGLVKFLQNAILLSLDVFPRNHILEEAVLVTTEMYTTQKDTLSAPAKPSRALAKSLLKKDRQDLLLCGIYGRIEARHGNIDQARKIFDMALLSTEGGTQDLVRKVPILYFWYAEMEISISASRNDSDSVHRAIYILSCLGSNIKYTSFGGPISRPLVLRARQGFKEQIKSLRPAFACGSLKEESVALICSASLFESMTSGYSSGLEVIEEAFPFSESNHTLEYEELWMYYINLLHKNLTKLRLSRVWPNILKGVQTYPYNPKSYASMLTLGCLYSVPNNLRLTLDKCSQRDPSIISLLFALSFELSKAESYNRIHGLFERALADDKLQKSVVLWRCYLAYEAEIACNASAARRVFFRAIHACPWSPLFKL